Genomic DNA from Sporosarcina sp. ANT_H38:
GGGGATACCTTTCGCCAAGGTTAGACGAAGTATCCTTTAACCTGAATGAAATAACCACTGGGCATTAATTGAATAATTTCTGCGAAGTACGCAGAAATTATTCAAACCAACTCCGGTGCCAGTTACTGGCACCTATTTAAATGGCTAACAACAATTCACGTAGTACTTTACATGCTACAGCTGTAGAAACACCACTTTGATCGTAAATAGGAGACAGCTCATTTACGTCGCAAGCAACAATGTTAAGGCCGCTTACTTTTAACATTGCATTCAGTAATTCCATAAAGCTGACTCCGCCGGCTTCAGGTGTACCTGTCCCAGGAAATACAGAAGGGTCTAGGACATCCAAATCAATAGTTAAATAAACCGGTTTCCCTTTAAGTTTTTCAACGATTTCTTCTAACCCGTCGAAGTTAAACTTGTTTGTAAAGACATGGTCTTTACCCCATTGAAATTCACTACGGTCTCCAGAGCGGATACCGAATTGGAATATTTTGTCGTCTCCGAGCAAGTCCCAAACTCTGTGAATAACGGTGGCATGAGAAAGTGTTTCACCAAGATAATCCTCACGTAAATCTGCATGTGCATCAAACTGGATCACATGTAGGTCAGGATGTTTTTTAGCAACAGCTCTCATTGCACCGAGTGTCACCAGATGTTCGCCGCCAATCATACAGGGAATTTTGCCATCTTCTAAAATTCGAGTTGTAAAATCTTCAATTTGTCCTAAAGCTCTTGACGTGTTCCCAAAACTTAATTCCAAATCTCCACCGTCAAATACAGCTATATCCTCTAAGTCTTTATCCTGATAGGGACTATACGTCTCAATTCCAAACGATTCACCGCGCATTGCCTTGCTGGCGAAGCGTGTTCCAGGACGGAAAGAAGTTGTAGAGTCAAAAGGAGCCCCGAAAATAA
This window encodes:
- the speB gene encoding agmatinase, producing the protein MLNRNVETFIGCDNEYEESKIVIFGAPFDSTTSFRPGTRFASKAMRGESFGIETYSPYQDKDLEDIAVFDGGDLELSFGNTSRALGQIEDFTTRILEDGKIPCMIGGEHLVTLGAMRAVAKKHPDLHVIQFDAHADLREDYLGETLSHATVIHRVWDLLGDDKIFQFGIRSGDRSEFQWGKDHVFTNKFNFDGLEEIVEKLKGKPVYLTIDLDVLDPSVFPGTGTPEAGGVSFMELLNAMLKVSGLNIVACDVNELSPIYDQSGVSTAVACKVLRELLLAI